Proteins encoded together in one Cicer arietinum cultivar CDC Frontier isolate Library 1 chromosome 4, Cicar.CDCFrontier_v2.0, whole genome shotgun sequence window:
- the LOC101508663 gene encoding protein TRANSPARENT TESTA 9-like isoform X4, protein MLAEFLRLLKTSENSKIEAPLLQYLSIMIQNMDSEQALYYCFSNGYINNIISHPYKFDGGDLASYYVSFLRAISGKINRDTLCLLVKVHGDAVISFPLYTEALKFAHHEEKMIQTAIRSLVLNIYNVSDDMVYQFILTPPVSEYFSDLVHRLRDICFCLDVILYDKGEMETQKRRNGLILQSDKIVDELYYFKDILSVGEPRLTRLVTENLLNRLVFPVLFSSLASKNNGEPGLSAVTSLYIVSCLLQVVGGRSMINNVACFILYHFLNLNVRVHGEGNGSDGHDDVKLFLKGLSEKRTICYAPELIGAESIYGSYLGAHWDDFMSCLSNGEFCSKRSGILEFVFSEDCSLLLAFTFLLLILAESKDLDCFLSPMIGLYGTRDVRIINALLKVLAFQQSLSAMMLWHVGWCLRKLLIFHREGLNSDNLLLFKTSYDQSRVCFLKELDGIWFDHIPDAIRTEWASCIRVLEQSSQYKDPLFLFELVLHQQSTNGETSSYFAWQRMYNAMKAFILHFQLNTLIFKSILVEKPLLNTMVSSTNDSGTNRTSNVSSASFGSNVSLESGMPCGIAFSNSAIRDVYVIPMACGMIGKLLLAEKHPFRSRHGVVIAIAPLAGLCPKIDEDHPSWLHLRIRNFDPQFYTIKARDNNLSKPDHLADGRWTLGFPNEKACEEAQLAILNEVTKQRSAVEYMLAPLLQNDLGLAIHKG, encoded by the exons GGCAATTAGTGGTAAAATAAATAGAGACACACTTTGCCTCCTTGTGAAGGTTCACGGG GATGCTGTAATCTCCTTTCCCTTGTACACCGAGGCTCTAAAATTTGCTCATCATGAGGAAAAGATGATTCAGACAGCAATACGTTCATTAGTTCTCAATATATACAATG TTAGCGATGACATGGTATATCAATTTATATTGACTCCTCCAGTTTCCGAGTATTTCTCTGACCTAGTTCATAGATTAAGAGACATATGCTTCTGCTTAGATGTTATTCTATATGATAAAGG GGAGATGGAGActcaaaaaagaagaaatgggCTGATTCTTCAATCTGATAAAATTGTGGATGAACTGTACTACTTCAAAGACATCCTTAGTGTTGGCGAGCCACGTTTGACAAGACTGGTTACTGAAAATCTTCTGAACAGGCTTGTGTTTCCTGTACTGTTCTCATCACTAGCTTCGAAGAATAATGGT GAACCAGGTTTATCTGCTGTCACTTCACTATATATTGTATCATGCCTTCTTCAAGTTGTTGGTGGAAGAAGCATGATTAACAATGTCGCGTGTTTCATCTTGTAtcattttttaaacttaaatgTGAGAGTTCACGGTGAAGGGAATGGTTCTGATGGCCATGATGatgttaaactttttttaaaggGCTTGAGCGAAAAAAGAACTATATGTTATGCTCCGGAGTTAATTGGAGCTGAGAGCATCTATGGGAGCTATTTAGGTGCTCATTGGGATGATTTCATGTCTTGTTTAAGTAATGGCGAATTTTGTTCCAAAAG GAGTGGAATACTTGAATTTGTCTTCTCTGAGGATTGCAGCCTATTGTTAGCTTTTACATTTCTGTTGCTTATTTTGGCAGAAAGTAAAG ATCTTGATTGTTTCTTATCTCCAATGATAGGGCTATATGGAACTCGGGATGTGAGG ATTATAAACGCCCTCCTTAAGGTTTTAGCCTTCCAGCAATCCCTCTCTGCAATGATGCTATGGCATGTTGGATGGTGCCTACGAAAGCTACTTATCTTCCACAGAGAGGGACTTAATAGTGATAATCTTCTCTTGTTCAAA ACTTCATATGATCAATCTCGTGTATGCTTTCTGAAAGAACTTGATGGAATTTGGTTTGATCATATTCCAGATGCAATAAGAACTGAATGGGCAAGCTGTATAAGAG TTCTTGAACAATCTTCCCAATATAAAGATccattatttttgtttgagCTTGTTCTTCACCAACAATCTACCAATG GCGAAACATCTTCGTACTTTGCTTGGCAAAGGATGTATAATGCAATGAAG GCATTTATTCTCCACTTCCAGCTGAACACACTCATTTTCAAAAGTATATTGGTTGAGAAGCCATTGTTGAACACTATGGTCAGTTCAACCAATGATTCTGGAACAAACCGAACTTCAAATGTTTCATCTGCTAGCTTTGGGTCCAATGTTTCTTTGG AATCTGGAATGCCATGTGGAATTGCATTTTCAAATTCTGCAATTCGGGATGTATATGTAATACCAATGGCATGTGGAATGATTGGAAAATTGCTTCTTGCAGAGAAACACCCATTCCGCAGTCGACATGGAGTTGTGATTGCGATCGCTCCACTGGCTGGGTTATGT CCTAAAATTGATGAAGACCACCCCTCGTGGTTGCATCTTAGAATCAGAAATTTTGATCCACAGTTTTATACAATTAAAGCCAGAGACAACAATCTGAGCAAGCCTGATCATTTGGCAGATGGGAGATGGACCCTCGGTTTCCCAAATGAAAAAGCATGTGAGGAAGCTCAATTGGCGATTCTAAATGAAGTTACCAAGCAGAGATCAGCAGTGGAATACATGCTTGCTCCATTACTTCAGAATGATCTTGGATTAGCTATACACAAAGGTTAA